In Serratia sp. FDAARGOS_506, a genomic segment contains:
- a CDS encoding suppressor of fused domain protein, which yields MNESYVLAEVSNENQTLVAVVQQDHRAAYFYIYPAEAYSDRYQVRACWLRNLAAAPLQEDRAALEQGQPPMLAAEYCRNLEGEAPLNPEGLMVVWSESDDGAALWYYGQLLAVIPGWSLYIDHSVCYSASCIKESPLAYPLGSASTNTQYAQAESTRQFWRSWQREEGNPWPKMQRDFQARYESHFGPSVKYYAIDQGKWPPMAITQHERDGIYYFLTMGVSIRPMPWVEILFNDEASRYRRMEMAIAIDSQYMTEDNAVQMASALAGFAHAPWARLTWIGEGHTLESDVAPLGYEGYILSSSFYPHNAQLTLPQQYGDPVNLFWASPVFTAERQLAHATPNGGHDLVNRLREQGVDHIFRPRQPVC from the coding sequence ATGAACGAGTCATACGTACTTGCTGAAGTCAGCAATGAGAACCAGACGCTGGTTGCGGTGGTTCAGCAAGATCACCGGGCAGCCTATTTTTATATCTATCCCGCCGAAGCCTACAGCGATCGCTATCAGGTGCGCGCCTGCTGGTTGCGTAACCTGGCCGCCGCGCCGCTGCAGGAAGATCGCGCCGCGCTGGAACAAGGGCAGCCGCCGATGCTGGCGGCGGAGTATTGCCGCAATCTGGAGGGCGAAGCGCCGCTGAACCCGGAAGGGCTGATGGTGGTGTGGAGCGAAAGCGATGATGGCGCGGCCCTGTGGTATTACGGCCAACTGCTGGCGGTGATCCCCGGCTGGAGCCTGTATATCGACCATTCGGTGTGCTATTCCGCCAGCTGCATCAAGGAGAGCCCGTTGGCTTATCCGCTCGGTTCGGCCTCGACCAACACCCAGTATGCGCAGGCGGAGAGCACTCGCCAGTTCTGGCGCAGCTGGCAGCGTGAAGAGGGCAATCCGTGGCCGAAGATGCAGCGCGATTTTCAGGCGCGCTATGAGTCGCATTTTGGCCCTTCGGTGAAGTACTACGCCATCGATCAGGGCAAGTGGCCGCCGATGGCCATCACCCAGCACGAGCGCGACGGCATCTATTACTTCCTCACCATGGGGGTGAGCATTCGGCCGATGCCGTGGGTGGAGATCCTGTTCAACGACGAGGCTTCGCGCTATCGCCGTATGGAGATGGCGATCGCTATCGACAGCCAATACATGACTGAAGACAACGCGGTGCAGATGGCCAGCGCGCTGGCCGGTTTCGCGCACGCGCCGTGGGCGCGGCTGACCTGGATCGGCGAAGGGCATACGCTGGAGTCGGACGTGGCGCCGTTGGGCTACGAGGGCTATATTTTGTCGTCGTCCTTCTACCCGCATAACGCGCAGCTGACTCTGCCGCAGCAGTACGGCGATCCGGTGAACCTGTTCTGGGCCAGCCCGGTGTTTACCGCCGAGCGGCAGCTGGCGCACGCCACGCCGAACGGCGGGCACGATCTGGTGAACCGGCTGCGCGAGCAGGGCGTCGACCATATTTTCCGCCCGCGCCAGCCGGTGTGCTGA
- a CDS encoding cysteine hydrolase family protein produces MTTALLIIDVQEGLFTPPPADAAGTVARINQLSERARLAGVPVIVIQHHTPDDELRHGSAAWQVLAALKVAPGDHRVDKTTPDSFLRTSLGALLIANGVSHLVVCGYSTPFCIDTTVRSAAAHGYPVTLAADAHTCHDKPYADGLLIRTHHNETLSNIESFGVPIRAVPAADIVF; encoded by the coding sequence ATGACCACCGCGCTGTTGATTATCGATGTACAGGAAGGATTGTTTACGCCGCCGCCGGCGGATGCCGCGGGCACCGTTGCGCGCATCAATCAGCTGAGCGAGCGCGCCCGCCTGGCGGGCGTGCCGGTGATCGTGATTCAGCACCACACGCCGGACGACGAGCTGCGGCACGGCAGCGCCGCCTGGCAAGTGCTCGCGGCGCTGAAGGTGGCGCCGGGCGATCACCGGGTGGATAAAACCACGCCGGACTCGTTCCTGCGCACCTCGCTCGGCGCGTTACTGATCGCCAACGGCGTATCGCATCTGGTGGTTTGCGGCTACTCCACGCCGTTTTGCATCGACACCACGGTGCGCAGTGCGGCGGCGCACGGCTATCCGGTGACGCTGGCGGCGGATGCCCACACCTGCCACGACAAACCTTATGCCGACGGTTTGCTGATCCGCACCCACCATAACGAGACGCTGTCGAATATCGAAAGTTTCGGCGTGCCGATCCGCGCGGTTCCCGCGGCGGACATCGTGTTCTGA
- a CDS encoding NAD(P)-dependent oxidoreductase: protein MKIGFAGLGGMGSAMAANLLQAGFALTVWNRSPQAAQPLVSTGARQAERPEQLADADVLITMLADDAATQQVVVDSGLLQRMKPGALHINMATISVELAKRLTALHAEHGIGYLAAPVLGRVDVAAAGKLNILAAGDSELLKKAQPLFDALGQKTWHFGADPAQANVVKIATNFTLASAIEAMAEGSALVRNYGVSGADYLQMLSGTVFAAPAYQGYGALIAAEKYSPAGFRLALGLKDVGLALAAGADSHTPMPFAGVLKDNFLDAMAQGDADLDWAALAKVAARRAGLK from the coding sequence ATGAAGATCGGATTTGCCGGACTGGGTGGGATGGGCAGCGCTATGGCGGCCAACCTGTTGCAGGCGGGCTTCGCCTTAACGGTATGGAACCGCTCGCCGCAGGCGGCGCAGCCGTTGGTAAGCACCGGCGCACGACAGGCAGAACGGCCGGAACAGCTGGCCGATGCCGACGTGCTGATCACCATGCTGGCCGACGATGCCGCCACGCAACAGGTGGTGGTCGACAGCGGGCTGCTGCAACGGATGAAACCGGGCGCGCTGCATATCAACATGGCGACCATCTCGGTCGAACTCGCCAAGCGTTTGACGGCGCTGCATGCGGAACACGGCATCGGCTATCTCGCCGCACCGGTGCTGGGGCGGGTCGACGTGGCCGCCGCCGGCAAGCTGAATATTCTGGCGGCCGGCGATAGCGAGCTACTGAAGAAGGCGCAGCCGCTGTTCGATGCCCTCGGCCAGAAAACCTGGCATTTCGGCGCCGATCCGGCGCAGGCCAACGTGGTCAAAATCGCCACCAACTTTACGCTGGCCAGCGCCATTGAAGCGATGGCGGAAGGCAGCGCGCTGGTGCGCAACTACGGCGTGTCCGGTGCCGACTACCTGCAGATGCTGAGCGGCACCGTCTTTGCCGCCCCAGCCTATCAGGGCTATGGCGCGCTGATCGCCGCCGAGAAGTATTCCCCCGCCGGATTCCGGCTGGCGCTGGGGCTGAAGGACGTCGGGCTGGCGCTGGCCGCCGGGGCCGACAGCCATACGCCGATGCCGTTCGCCGGGGTGCTGAAAGACAACTTCCTCGACGCGATGGCGCAGGGGGATGCGGATCTGGACTGGGCCGCGCTGGCCAAGGTGGCGGCGCGGCGGGCGGGCCTGAAATAA
- the trpS gene encoding tryptophan--tRNA ligase, translating into MSYTILTGDRATGPLHLGHFVGSLRQRVELQHQHNQTVMVADLQGLTDNGNNPQKISANVLNVVADYLAVGIDPHKTTICLQSALPALAELTMYYLNLVSVARLERNPTVKNEIAEKDFARSLPAGFLIYPVSQAADITAFGATHVPVGEDQLPMLEQTNEIVRRFNHIVGQPVLTECQPLLSNVGRLPGLDGQGKMSKSRGNAIQLGASADEVHKAVMSMFTDPGHLNVSDPGRVEGNMVFTYLDAFCEDAVLVAELKAHYRRGGLGDVKIKRLLEDCLQSLLEPIRTRRAEFIADKGELTRILQHGTRRAHQISQQTLQQVKAALGLDFFTLG; encoded by the coding sequence ATGAGCTACACCATTCTTACCGGCGATCGCGCCACCGGCCCACTGCATTTAGGCCACTTCGTCGGCTCGCTGCGCCAGCGCGTCGAGCTGCAGCACCAGCATAACCAAACGGTGATGGTGGCGGATTTGCAGGGCCTGACCGACAACGGCAACAACCCGCAAAAAATCAGCGCCAACGTGCTCAACGTAGTGGCCGACTATCTGGCGGTAGGCATTGATCCGCACAAGACCACGATCTGCCTGCAGTCAGCGCTGCCGGCGTTGGCCGAGCTGACGATGTACTACCTCAACCTGGTCAGCGTGGCGCGGCTGGAACGCAACCCGACGGTGAAAAACGAAATCGCCGAGAAGGATTTCGCTCGCAGCCTGCCGGCCGGTTTTTTGATTTATCCGGTCAGCCAGGCGGCGGACATCACCGCGTTTGGCGCCACCCATGTGCCGGTCGGCGAGGATCAGCTGCCGATGCTGGAGCAAACCAATGAGATCGTGCGGCGCTTCAACCACATCGTCGGCCAACCGGTGCTGACGGAGTGCCAGCCGCTGTTGAGCAACGTCGGGCGCCTGCCGGGGCTGGATGGGCAGGGCAAAATGTCAAAATCGCGCGGCAACGCCATCCAGCTAGGCGCCAGCGCCGACGAGGTGCACAAGGCGGTGATGAGCATGTTCACCGATCCTGGCCATCTCAACGTCAGCGATCCCGGTCGGGTGGAGGGCAACATGGTGTTTACCTACCTGGACGCCTTCTGCGAAGACGCCGTGCTGGTGGCGGAGTTGAAGGCGCACTATCGTCGCGGCGGGTTGGGGGATGTGAAGATCAAACGGCTGCTGGAGGATTGTCTGCAGAGCCTGCTCGAGCCGATCCGCACCCGCCGCGCCGAATTCATCGCCGATAAAGGCGAGCTGACGCGCATCCTGCAGCACGGCACCCGCCGCGCGCATCAGATCAGCCAGCAGACGCTGCAGCAGGTCAAGGCGGCGCTGGGGTTGGACTTCTTCACCCTGGGGTGA
- the phnC gene encoding phosphonate ABC transporter ATP-binding protein — protein MAQALLKLAQHDFPGQHAAASRKVLSVKGLGKAYKAQHRVLDDINFDLHAGEFVAVIGRSGAGKSTLLHTLNGTIPSSCGEMLHFEDDGVAQDIAQLAGRQMRQWRARCGMIFQDFCLVPRLDVMTNVLLGRLSHTSTLKSFFKLFDDADRARAIELLQWLNMLPHALQRAENLSGGQMQRVAICRALMQNPQILLADEPVASLDPKNTRRIMDALQKISEDGIAVMVNLHSVELVKEYCSRVIGIAHGKIVFDGHPSQLNERILHQLYGEEANQIH, from the coding sequence ATGGCTCAGGCACTGTTAAAATTGGCACAGCACGACTTTCCAGGGCAGCACGCCGCCGCATCCCGCAAAGTATTATCGGTAAAGGGACTCGGCAAGGCTTACAAAGCGCAGCACCGCGTGCTGGATGACATCAATTTCGATCTGCACGCCGGCGAATTTGTGGCGGTGATCGGCCGCTCCGGCGCGGGCAAGTCCACGCTGCTGCACACCCTGAACGGCACCATTCCTTCCAGCTGCGGCGAGATGCTGCACTTCGAAGACGATGGCGTGGCGCAGGACATCGCCCAACTGGCCGGCCGCCAGATGCGCCAGTGGCGCGCGCGCTGCGGTATGATCTTCCAGGACTTCTGCCTGGTGCCGCGGCTGGACGTGATGACCAACGTGCTGCTGGGCCGCCTGAGCCACACTTCCACCCTGAAATCCTTCTTCAAACTGTTCGATGACGCCGACCGTGCTCGCGCCATCGAGCTGTTGCAGTGGCTCAACATGCTGCCGCACGCGCTGCAGCGCGCCGAGAACCTCTCCGGCGGCCAGATGCAGCGCGTCGCCATCTGCCGCGCGCTGATGCAAAACCCGCAAATCCTGCTGGCCGATGAGCCGGTGGCGTCGCTCGATCCGAAAAATACCCGCCGCATCATGGACGCGCTGCAGAAAATCAGCGAAGACGGCATCGCGGTGATGGTGAACCTGCACTCGGTCGAACTGGTGAAAGAGTATTGCTCGCGGGTGATCGGCATCGCCCACGGGAAGATCGTGTTTGACGGGCATCCTTCGCAACTGAACGAACGGATCCTGCACCAGCTGTATGGCGAAGAAGCCAATCAGATCCATTGA
- the phnD gene encoding phosphonate ABC transporter substrate-binding protein, whose protein sequence is MKKVLSLTTLMAGAMMVFNAAAADAPKELNLGILGGQNATQQIGDNQCVKQFLDKELNVDTKLRNSSDYSGVIQGLLGGKIDLVLSMSPSSFASVYIKDPKAVDIVGIAVDDVDQSRGYHSVVVVKAGSPYQKLEDLKGKAIGFADPDSTSGFLIPNQAFKKLFGGTVDNKYNNTFSSVTFSGGHEQDILGVLNGQFEGAVTWASMIGDYNTGYTSGAFTRMIRMDHPDLMKQIRIIWQSPLIPNGPILVSNSLPADFKAKVVTAIKKLDKDDHQCFIKAMGGKQHIGDTTLAEYQTIIDMKRELTKGDR, encoded by the coding sequence ATGAAAAAAGTATTGAGTCTGACCACCCTGATGGCCGGCGCGATGATGGTATTTAATGCTGCCGCAGCGGATGCGCCGAAAGAGCTGAACCTGGGCATTCTCGGCGGCCAGAACGCCACCCAGCAGATCGGCGATAACCAGTGCGTGAAGCAGTTCCTGGATAAAGAGCTGAACGTTGATACCAAGCTGCGCAACTCGTCCGACTATTCCGGCGTGATCCAGGGCCTGCTGGGCGGCAAGATTGACCTGGTGCTGAGCATGTCACCGTCGTCGTTCGCTTCGGTCTACATCAAGGATCCGAAAGCGGTGGACATCGTCGGCATCGCGGTCGACGACGTCGACCAGTCGCGTGGCTACCACTCAGTCGTGGTGGTGAAGGCCGGCAGCCCGTACCAGAAACTGGAAGACCTGAAAGGCAAGGCCATCGGCTTCGCCGATCCGGATTCCACCTCCGGCTTCCTGATCCCGAACCAGGCGTTTAAAAAGCTGTTCGGCGGTACGGTCGACAATAAATACAACAACACCTTCTCCAGCGTCACCTTCTCCGGCGGCCACGAGCAGGACATCCTCGGCGTGCTGAACGGCCAGTTCGAAGGCGCGGTGACCTGGGCGTCGATGATCGGCGACTACAATACCGGCTACACCAGCGGCGCGTTCACCCGCATGATCCGCATGGATCACCCGGACCTGATGAAACAGATCCGCATCATCTGGCAGTCGCCGCTGATCCCGAACGGCCCGATCCTGGTGAGCAATTCGCTGCCGGCCGACTTCAAGGCCAAAGTGGTCACCGCCATCAAGAAGCTGGATAAAGACGATCACCAGTGCTTTATCAAAGCGATGGGCGGCAAGCAGCACATCGGCGACACCACCCTGGCGGAATACCAGACCATCATCGATATGAAGCGCGAGCTGACCAAAGGCGACCGTTAA